One stretch of Musicola paradisiaca NCPPB 2511 DNA includes these proteins:
- the iscR gene encoding Fe-S cluster assembly transcriptional regulator IscR: MRLTSKGRYAVTAMLDVALHSKEGPVPLADISERQGISLSYLEQLFSRLRKHGLVASVRGPGGGYLLGKDASEIAVGSVISAVDESVDATRCQGKEGCQGGDRCLTHTLWRDLSDRISEFLNNITLDELVNNKEILDVADRQDADARRTANGRIQETISVNLRA; this comes from the coding sequence ATGAGACTGACATCGAAAGGCCGTTATGCCGTCACCGCCATGCTGGATGTGGCGCTGCATTCAAAAGAAGGCCCTGTACCTCTGGCTGATATTTCAGAGCGTCAGGGCATTTCGCTTTCCTATCTGGAGCAGCTTTTTTCCCGTTTGCGTAAACATGGTCTGGTCGCCAGTGTACGCGGGCCGGGCGGGGGTTATCTGCTGGGTAAAGACGCCAGCGAAATCGCCGTTGGCTCCGTGATTTCCGCTGTTGACGAATCCGTGGATGCGACCCGCTGCCAGGGGAAAGAAGGTTGTCAGGGGGGGGATCGCTGTCTGACCCATACTTTATGGCGTGATTTGAGCGACCGCATCAGTGAGTTTCTCAACAACATTACCCTGGATGAACTGGTGAACAACAAAGAGATTCTGGACGTCGCGGATCGTCAGGATGCAGATGCGCGTCGTACCGCCAACGGACGCATACAAGAAACCA
- the trmJ gene encoding tRNA (cytosine(32)/uridine(32)-2'-O)-methyltransferase TrmJ — protein MLENIRIVLVETSHTGNMGSTARAMKTMGLSRLFLVNPLVKPDSQAISLAAGASDVISHATIVETLDQALEGCSLVIGTSARSRTLQWPMLEPRECGVLSAEEARHAPVAIVFGRERVGLTNDELQKCHYHVAIPANPEYSSLNLAMAVQLLSYEIRVAWLDNLKAEEPAYEESPYPLVDDLERFYQHLEQTLLQTGFIRHSHQGQVMHKLRRLFTRARPESQELNILRGILSSIATNRHPQGK, from the coding sequence ATATACGCATTGTGCTGGTGGAGACATCCCATACCGGCAATATGGGGTCGACCGCCAGAGCGATGAAGACGATGGGATTAAGCCGTCTTTTTCTGGTTAACCCCCTGGTCAAACCTGACTCTCAGGCGATTTCACTGGCTGCCGGCGCCAGCGATGTCATCAGCCATGCAACAATTGTCGAGACGCTGGATCAGGCGCTCGAAGGATGCAGTTTGGTGATTGGAACCAGTGCGCGATCGCGTACATTGCAATGGCCAATGCTCGAGCCGAGGGAGTGCGGTGTGTTGAGCGCCGAAGAAGCACGTCATGCTCCGGTTGCCATTGTCTTCGGACGTGAACGTGTCGGGTTAACCAACGACGAATTGCAAAAGTGCCATTACCATGTCGCTATTCCCGCCAATCCTGAATACAGCTCACTGAATCTGGCAATGGCGGTGCAACTCCTGTCATACGAAATCCGGGTTGCCTGGTTGGATAACCTCAAAGCGGAAGAACCTGCTTATGAGGAAAGTCCCTATCCGTTGGTGGACGATCTTGAACGCTTTTACCAGCATCTTGAGCAGACGTTGCTGCAAACAGGTTTTATCCGTCACTCTCATCAAGGGCAGGTGATGCATAAATTGCGCCGTCTGTTTACCCGGGCTCGCCCAGAAAGCCAGGAGCTCAATATCTTGCGCGGTATCCTGAGTTCGATCGCCACGAATCGACACCCGCAGGGGAAATAG